The Tolypothrix sp. PCC 7712 region GTGAATTACATATATTGCATTTTAGATACCAGCATTAAATGTTGATTTTTCTGGAATCCTATTCTTCAAGTTATTTGCAAAGTAGTTGCGTAAACTGCCAAAGAAAGCTGTGTCTGTTTTTTCCTACAAATTTCAGTAAACTCAATTTCTTCCTGAAACGAAAGAGAAAAAATTAATTTTTACTTAAGCAAAGTCTTGATATTTTAAGTATTATTACTCTACGATGCTTATGTTTAATTTTGGAATCCATGTAGGAGGCGTTATTAACGCATCCTACATAGATAATCAATGCCAATTAAATTAAAAATTTCTACTGATGTTTAATTTTGGAATCCATGTAGGAGGCGTTAGCGTAACGCATCTGTGTCAATGCTGATTTAGAGAAATGTTGTAGTAAATAATCTGCTATAAATGTGATGCATTCTTTTTGCTGAATTTCCCTAAGGGATTTCTATAAATTAAATTATTCAGTTAAGTAAGCGAAAGTCATAATTGTATTTTTCCTCCTCTGCTTCCTCTGCTTCCTCTGCTCCCATGCTCAAGGGAGCAATAGTATATTTTTTCAGTGGCAGCCCCTAATGTTATACATGGAACAAATCAACCGATTTAGCTATCCTTGAGTAGGAGCGATAATGTTTGATAATCTGCAAAAAATTCTCGTCAACATCACTGAAAAGTTATCAAAATTGTGTTAAGTCCTAAATATTACAGGCAAACTACATTTCGGGGTAAGCAATCCTATCTGAAAAACCGACTGTTTACTGCTGGGATGTTAGTGTTGGTTGTAATATCTCTCTCCAGTGGATTAGGCTACCGTTTTTATAATCAACCAAAACTGGATGTGGGAAAGGTAGCGCCTCAAACTCTCACCGCGCCTAATTCAGTCCATGTTGAAGATGTAAAAACGACAGCGGAAAAACGCCGAGAAGCGCGTAGTGGTGCATTGGCGGTGTGGGATGTCGATTCACAGGTGAATGAGCAAATTAAACAACATCTTGAGCAATTATTAGCAACAGGTGACCAAAGCCGCGATCAGTTGGGAAAATTTCCTATTATTAGAACTGCAATCTTGTCCACAGCCACGCAAACTTACTTGCGACAAGCACCAGAAACCCAATGGCAAACAGTATTGCAAACCTTGGAGAAAAATAGCAATCTGACTGGCTTAAATTCTGCTCAACAGCAAGCAGTCAAGAATTTGCGAAGTTATCGACAGTCTAACTCTTCTGTGGCTTTATCTCAAGTTTTAAAAGCGATCGCTCAAGCTCGTCAGCGCTATACTACCGCCCTCAATTCTCTGAGCGAAAATACCAGCGCTCAACCTCAAACCCTTTACGATGCTACTTTTTTGAATTTGTCTGATGCAGATTGGCAACAGGCTAAAATCCAAATGCATCAAACTTTAGAGCGGATGTTAGCACAGGGTATCTATCCAGGTTTATCTGCTCATAACTTGAACTCTGCGATCGCAATGCAGGTAAGTGTCTCTGTTCCCAAGACAGCGCAACCTTTAGCAAACCGATTGCTATCAACGGTAATTATTCCCAACCTAATTAAAGATATTGAGCAAACTAAGGTAATTGCAGAAAAAGCAGCACAAGCTGTAGAACCGACAATAGTCAGCATTCAAAAAGGTGAGGCGATTGTTAAGGCGGGAGAAAAAATTACTCAGGCTGATTTTGTACTATTAGACTACTTTCGCTTGAGCCAACGCAGCATCGACTGGCTGGAGCTAACGCGTTTCACAGCAATAGTAGGATTAGCAGTAGCTGTGTTTAGGTTAGTAGAAAGACGGTTTTATGCCAAGTTAAGAAGTAGCGATTATGCCTTAATCATTCTCCTCACGCTCAGTGCGCCGTTGCTGATATTTTTGACCAAATCATTTACAGGCTTACCAGCCATCGGTTTACTGCTGGGTAGCTTTTACGGTTCGGCAATTGGCGGTACTGTGATGGGGTTGCTAGGAATATTACTTTCAATTGGCACAGAACTGAGCTGGCATGATTTAATACCTAGCGCCACCAGTGGAATTCTGGGCGGATTAATGGCGGGACAATGGCGATTTCCGGGGAGAGAAGCACCACGAATGCGAGAGGAATTAGCTACCTTGGGAATTTTAATTGGGTTGACCCAGGGAGGTGTTTACTTATTAGTGAATACTGCGATCGCTCCTCTTTGGTATGCTGTTCTGGGTACAGCCATGCTCAATGGTTTGGCTGGGTTACTTTGGAGCATCTTAGCCCTAGGAATTAGCCCTTACCTAGAAACTGTATTTGATTTAGTCACACCAATTCGTTTAGCTGAATTGTCCAATCCCAATAGGCCTTTATTAAAACGCCTCGCCCATGAAACTCCAGGGACTTTTCAGCACACATTGTTTGTAGCCACCCTAGCAGAAGCAGCAGCCAGAGCATTACATTGTCATGTTGAACTGGTACGGGCTGGAGTTCTCTATCATGACATCGGGAAAATGCACGATCCCCTAGGGTTTATTGAAAACCAAATGGCAGGCCCGAATAAACATGATGCGATTAACGATCCCTGGAAAAGCGCGGAAATAATTAAAAAGCACGTGAGTGAAGGGTTGGTTATGGCTCGTCAGTATAAGCTACCTAGTGCTATTCAGGCTTTTATTCCCGAACACCAAGGCACGATTTTGATTGCATATTTCTACAATGAAGCCCAGAAACAACAGCAACATCATCCTGAAATAGTGTTGCACGAATCAGATTTTCGCTATGACGGCCCGATTCCCCAGTCAAAAGAAACGGGAATTGCCATGCTAGCTGACGCTTGTGAAGCCGCGTTGCGATCGCTCAAAGATGCAACCCCAGAAGCAGCACTAGCAATGGTCAACAAAATCCTGAAAGCACGTTGGCAGGATCATCAGTTGGTAGATTCAGGATTAACCAGGGAAGAAATGTCTCAAATTGCTTATATTTTTGTCCAGGTTTGGCAGCAATTTCATCACAAACGCATCCCTTATTCTAAATCCTAGACATACGCTAAGGATGCTACCGGCAATAATTCCACAGGTAAACAACTTTTTGAAAAAGTCGGGTATTTAAATATCGCCAAAGTAAGTGGCATTAATCATTGAGTTTAAAAAATATATAGTATTCCCTATTCTTTAAACTTATTTTATTTGAACAATAAATTGTTGATTATTTATATTATTTACCCACCAATTTGATGTTTGCTATAGACAATCTCATCTGTATGATTATTCCTTCCTGCTTTTAGCGCTGATAATTTGATTTTACTCTCCCCTGATCACAAAAGCTCCAAGAATGCGAGAATAAAGTGTGGGGTTGAGCGCCTGCAATCAATAGTCGAGTCTGATTAACTTATACAAATTAAATCTCAATTCTATAGTATGGTTATTGGCGTACCAATACAGTTCGGTTAAGGGGTAAAGGGAAAAGGGGAAAAGGATTGAATTCACCCTTACCCTTTTCCCTTTCCCCTTTTCCCAAATCACGAGGGAGATGCAAAATACTTATCCGAACCGTATTGAGTGCCGTACTGCTTTAATAAACAAAATATCTGTATTATGATGGTTGGTTTTGATTTGATATTCAAGATGCGATCGCTTAAATTTTTTCGCTTCAATATCCGGGAACTACTTGTGCGCGATCGTCGTGATTAATATCTATACATGACCAGTACTGGCGGTGATATTTGTGTTCACCAACTATTTTTCCCTAAAATTCACCTGGCTACTCTTGCTCACAATCTAGACCTTGGTGTAGTCTGAGGTTTTTATTATCCTTGAAAAAATCTTTGCTTAGTTGTCTCTATAGATACAATAACTATGCTATTCTAGTCAATTTCATATAGACATCAGGGCTATTAACCATCTAATATTGGCTGTTCATTACTGGAAAACTGTGCTGTTAATTGCCCAATTTTCAGCATAATAGTTCATCTTTACAAGAAAAGTTGATGATAGCTATACCATCCCATATACTATGCATTTTCGTCACTAAATGCCTATATACTAGACTAGACTTTGAACAAGTTGATATTTTTGTTAATTGTGATACCAGCAACTATTAATTTTTAGAGGAAATACTAGCAAAAATACATTTTTTAAGGTTTAGTAAAAACTAGATCCAGTATCATCAAACAACCGAAAACTTCATGTGGTGTGATAATCAAGAGAGGAGTGAAAACATGGATTTACGTCAAGACGCACTGCAAATCCTGAAGGAAACTAGTCGAACTTTTTATATACCAATTAGTATTTTACCATCGGGATTACAAGAAGCAGTAGCGTCAGCATACTTGTGTATGCGAGCTATTGATGAAATTGAAGATCATCCAGAACTGGATAACCAAACTAAAGCGCAGCTATTAAGAACAATTAGCTTGACATTACAAGCAGGCGTAGATGGCTTTGCGGTTGATGCCTTCTCCTCAGGATTTAGTGGTTACGAGAATACTTTAGCAGAAGTTACCCTCGGAATTAGAGAATGGTCAATATTAGCACCTGAATCGATCGCACCTCGAATTTGGGATGCAACCGCTGCAATGGCAGACCGGATGGCGTACTGGGCCGAACAAAATTGGCAGATTAAAACAGAATCGGATTTAGATCGTTACACATTTGGGGTTGCAGGGGCGGTGGGGTTACTATTATCAGATTTATGGGCTTGGTATGACAGCACAGAAACTAACCGCACTCAAGCTATAGGTTTTGGACGTGGCTTACAAGCAGTGAATATCCTACGTAATCACGCGGAAGATTTGAAACGGGGTGTAGACTTTTATCCTGAAGGTTGGACTGCCGCAAATATGCATGAATACGCACGCCGCAATTTAGCCTTGGCTGATGCTTACACTAAACACCTGCCACCCAGCCCTGCTTTAGACTTTTGCCAAATTCCCCTCACTTTGGCACATGGAACCCTGGATGCCTTAGCTAACGGTAAAGAAAAACTCAGCCGTCACGATGTTTTGGCACTCCTGAAGAAATTTATCGATGTGAATATGAAAGCTAGCTGATGAGGGACTGGGGACTGGGGGCAGGGGGATGAGGTAGATGAGGGGGATGAGGAAGATGAGGGAGATGAGGGAGATGAAGGGACAACGAGACAGGGAGAAATTACTCATTACCCATTACTCATTACTCATTGCCCAATGCCCCATGCCCCATGCCCAATGCCCAATGCCCAATGCCCCATGCCCAATTTCCATTACCCATTACCTTAACTAAGGAGAGCTATCAATGAAGAAAACTTTGTTCCTCAGTCCTCCTTCTTTTGATGGATTTGACGGTGGTGCAGGTTCGCGATATCAAGCTAAACGCGAAATTACTTCCTTTTGGTATCCCACATGGCTAGCGCAACCGGCGGCTTTAGTGCCGGGTAGTAAGCTTGTGGATGCGCCGCCGCATGGACAGACTGTGGAAGATGTGCTGAAAATCACTAAGGATTACGAATTGGTAATCATGCACACTAGTACACCTTCATTAGCTAATGATGTGAAGTGTGCTGAGGCCATTAAAGCCCAAAATCCAGATGTGCAGATTGGTTTTGTTGGGGCCCATGTGGCAGTATTGCCAGAGCAAACACTGCAGGATCATCCAGTTATTGATTTTGTTTGTCGCAATGAATTTGACTATACCTGCAAAGAACTAGCTGAGGGTCTACCTTGGGAAGACATTAAAGGTCTTAGCTATCGCGATAAATACTCTAATATCCGCCACAATGAGGAACGTCCATTAATTCATGACTGGGATGCTATGCCCAGTGTGCTTCCTACCTATGCCCGTGACTTAGATATTACCAAATACTTCATCGGCTACTTACTGCATCCTTACATTTCCTTCTACACTGGGCGCGGTTGTCCGGCAAAATGCACCTTCTGCCTTTGGCCGCAGACAATTGGCGGTCACCTCTACCGTCATAAAAGCCCAGAAGTTGTAGGACGGGAAATGGAAGAAGCTAAAGCCATCTTTGGTGACAAGGTGCGGGAGTATATGTTTGATGATGATACCTTTACCATCGACAAACATCGTGCGATCGCAATTAGCGAACACATGAAGCGGCTCAAACTCACTTGGAGTTGTAACGCTCGTGCCAATTTAGACTACGATACCCTAAAAACTCTGCGCGACAACGGTCTGCGCTTGCTGCTTGTTGGTTTTGAATCTGGTAACCAAGATATTCTCAACCGCATTAAAAAAGGCATCAAGCTGGAAGTGGCGCGGGAATTTATGAAAAACTGCCATAAGCTAGGGATCACTGTGCATGGCACTTTCATTATTGGTCTACCAATTGAAACTCAAGAAACAGTAGAAGAGACAATTCGCTTCGCTTGCGAACTCAGTCCCCATACAATTCAAGTCTCAATTGCTGCACCATATCCCGGTACAGAACTTTACGAACAAGCCCAAGCTAACGGTTGGTTTACTAACCAATCTTTGGTAGCTAACTCCGGTATTCAAACCTCAACATTGCAATATCCCACGCTTTCCAGTGAAGAAATCGAAGACGCAGTTGAGCGTATGTATCGGAAATTCTACTTCCGTCCCAAAGCAATTATCCCCATTGTCAAGGAAATGCTTACAGACCGCCAGATGATGGTACGTCGCCTGCGCGAAGGCGGAGAGTTCTTCTCCTACCTGAGAGAACGCCGTAATCAGCAGACTGCTGCACACGCGGGGGTTGGGGAGTAGGGATTGGGGAGATGAGGGGGATGAGGGGGATGAGGGGGATGAGGGAGAAATAACAAAAACCAATTACCAAATGACAAATGACAAATGACAAATGACAAATGACAAATGACAAATGACAAATGACAAATGACAAATGACAAATGACAAATGACCAATGACAAAAGCCCGCCATGTAATTATTAATGCTGATGACTTTGGCTTTTCTGCTGGGGTCAATCAAGCAATTATTCAAGCTTATGAACAGGGTGTATTAACTAGTACCAGTTTGATGGTAACTGGAGATGCTGCCGGAGATGCGATCGCTTGGGCAAGTAATCACCCTAATTTGGCTGTTGGTCTGCATTTAGTGCTGGTGTGCGGTCGGGCTGTTCTCCCACCCTCCCAAATTCCCCATTTGGTAAACTCTCAGGGTAATTTCTCCGATAGTCCTTTTCACGCTGGGTTACGCTATCAATTTAATTCTGCTGCTCGTGAGGAATTGCGGCAAGAAATCCGCGCCCAGTTAACAAAATTCCGCGACTCTGGGCTGACTCTTTCTCATGTGGATGGGCATTTACATTTACATACTCATCCCGTAGTAATGCGGATATTAGTGGAATTAGCCCAGGAATTTAATATTCGCGTCATCCGTTTGCCAT contains the following coding sequences:
- a CDS encoding HD family phosphohydrolase, which gives rise to MLSPKYYRQTTFRGKQSYLKNRLFTAGMLVLVVISLSSGLGYRFYNQPKLDVGKVAPQTLTAPNSVHVEDVKTTAEKRREARSGALAVWDVDSQVNEQIKQHLEQLLATGDQSRDQLGKFPIIRTAILSTATQTYLRQAPETQWQTVLQTLEKNSNLTGLNSAQQQAVKNLRSYRQSNSSVALSQVLKAIAQARQRYTTALNSLSENTSAQPQTLYDATFLNLSDADWQQAKIQMHQTLERMLAQGIYPGLSAHNLNSAIAMQVSVSVPKTAQPLANRLLSTVIIPNLIKDIEQTKVIAEKAAQAVEPTIVSIQKGEAIVKAGEKITQADFVLLDYFRLSQRSIDWLELTRFTAIVGLAVAVFRLVERRFYAKLRSSDYALIILLTLSAPLLIFLTKSFTGLPAIGLLLGSFYGSAIGGTVMGLLGILLSIGTELSWHDLIPSATSGILGGLMAGQWRFPGREAPRMREELATLGILIGLTQGGVYLLVNTAIAPLWYAVLGTAMLNGLAGLLWSILALGISPYLETVFDLVTPIRLAELSNPNRPLLKRLAHETPGTFQHTLFVATLAEAAARALHCHVELVRAGVLYHDIGKMHDPLGFIENQMAGPNKHDAINDPWKSAEIIKKHVSEGLVMARQYKLPSAIQAFIPEHQGTILIAYFYNEAQKQQQHHPEIVLHESDFRYDGPIPQSKETGIAMLADACEAALRSLKDATPEAALAMVNKILKARWQDHQLVDSGLTREEMSQIAYIFVQVWQQFHHKRIPYSKS
- a CDS encoding squalene/phytoene synthase family protein; translated protein: MDLRQDALQILKETSRTFYIPISILPSGLQEAVASAYLCMRAIDEIEDHPELDNQTKAQLLRTISLTLQAGVDGFAVDAFSSGFSGYENTLAEVTLGIREWSILAPESIAPRIWDATAAMADRMAYWAEQNWQIKTESDLDRYTFGVAGAVGLLLSDLWAWYDSTETNRTQAIGFGRGLQAVNILRNHAEDLKRGVDFYPEGWTAANMHEYARRNLALADAYTKHLPPSPALDFCQIPLTLAHGTLDALANGKEKLSRHDVLALLKKFIDVNMKAS
- the hpnJ gene encoding hopanoid biosynthesis associated radical SAM protein HpnJ, coding for MKKTLFLSPPSFDGFDGGAGSRYQAKREITSFWYPTWLAQPAALVPGSKLVDAPPHGQTVEDVLKITKDYELVIMHTSTPSLANDVKCAEAIKAQNPDVQIGFVGAHVAVLPEQTLQDHPVIDFVCRNEFDYTCKELAEGLPWEDIKGLSYRDKYSNIRHNEERPLIHDWDAMPSVLPTYARDLDITKYFIGYLLHPYISFYTGRGCPAKCTFCLWPQTIGGHLYRHKSPEVVGREMEEAKAIFGDKVREYMFDDDTFTIDKHRAIAISEHMKRLKLTWSCNARANLDYDTLKTLRDNGLRLLLVGFESGNQDILNRIKKGIKLEVAREFMKNCHKLGITVHGTFIIGLPIETQETVEETIRFACELSPHTIQVSIAAPYPGTELYEQAQANGWFTNQSLVANSGIQTSTLQYPTLSSEEIEDAVERMYRKFYFRPKAIIPIVKEMLTDRQMMVRRLREGGEFFSYLRERRNQQTAAHAGVGE
- the hpnK gene encoding hopanoid biosynthesis-associated protein HpnK, with protein sequence MTKARHVIINADDFGFSAGVNQAIIQAYEQGVLTSTSLMVTGDAAGDAIAWASNHPNLAVGLHLVLVCGRAVLPPSQIPHLVNSQGNFSDSPFHAGLRYQFNSAAREELRQEIRAQLTKFRDSGLTLSHVDGHLHLHTHPVVMRILVELAQEFNIRVIRLPSEELAMTLKLDRTGLFNKLVWSGVFGRLRSYGESLLKAHGIKYADRVYGLLQTGNMSEEYLLGLIPQIQADLVEIYSHPAVIQPGEPLNGPSGAGEVELAALLSKQVRQALTASGFELTNYYQI